From Candidatus Aminicenantes bacterium, the proteins below share one genomic window:
- a CDS encoding type IV toxin-antitoxin system AbiEi family antitoxin: protein MVFIAGDWSKIAQDLDFKAVSSGANVMFLKPFDDAIWFTSGSIQGVRIAAPIQLYLDLVGFRGRGEEAAETLFREVIKKTLF, encoded by the coding sequence ATGGTCTTCATCGCTGGCGATTGGTCAAAAATAGCGCAGGACCTTGACTTCAAAGCTGTGAGCAGCGGAGCCAATGTCATGTTCCTGAAACCGTTTGACGATGCGATATGGTTCACCTCCGGGTCCATTCAAGGCGTCCGCATTGCGGCGCCGATCCAACTCTATCTGGATTTAGTCGGGTTTCGCGGCCGGGGCGAGGAAGCGGCGGAAACCTTATTCCGGGAAGTAATCAAGAAAACATTGTTTTAA
- a CDS encoding DUF433 domain-containing protein: MAQLDRITQQPDMMGGKACIRGMRVTVGMIVGQIGAGHTIEEILSDYPYLEKADIMQALLYAAWRSEEREVVLVNQ, from the coding sequence ATGGCGCAACTAGATCGAATTACCCAACAGCCCGATATGATGGGAGGCAAGGCGTGCATTCGTGGCATGCGGGTGACAGTTGGCATGATTGTAGGCCAAATCGGGGCGGGACACACCATTGAGGAAATCCTTTCCGATTACCCGTATTTGGAAAAAGCGGACATCATGCAAGCGCTTCTCTATGCCGCCTGGCGGTCTGAAGAACGTGAAGTCGTATTGGTCAATCAATGA
- a CDS encoding DUF5615 family PIN-like protein: MKLLIDMNLSPRWIAFLANAGWEAVHWSTVGRFDAKDSEIMTYAGENGYVVLTHDLDFSAILAATKAVKPSVVQIRAENVNPDAIGAKVIFALRQMEADLATGILLTIDPNRSRLRLLPLD, encoded by the coding sequence ATGAAACTTTTGATTGATATGAACCTGTCGCCACGTTGGATTGCTTTCCTGGCGAACGCAGGCTGGGAAGCTGTGCATTGGTCAACAGTTGGTCGATTTGATGCCAAGGATTCCGAAATCATGACCTATGCCGGAGAAAACGGCTACGTGGTGCTTACCCATGATCTGGATTTCAGCGCGATTCTTGCGGCAACCAAAGCCGTCAAGCCCAGTGTCGTGCAAATCCGGGCCGAGAATGTCAATCCTGATGCGATCGGCGCAAAGGTCATCTTTGCTCTCCGCCAGATGGAAGCAGATTTGGCGACAGGCATCTTATTGACGATTGATCCCAACCGTTCCCGTTTGCGTTTGTTGCCACTTGATTGA
- a CDS encoding CopG family ribbon-helix-helix protein: MRDVMTVRVEPEVKTKLDKLAKATARTKSFLIADAIREYVELNEWQVEAIQEGIRQADAGKLIAHDKLKKKWERKLAG, translated from the coding sequence ATGCGCGATGTGATGACGGTCCGGGTGGAACCCGAAGTTAAAACAAAACTCGATAAACTGGCCAAAGCAACAGCCAGAACAAAATCATTCTTGATTGCCGATGCCATTCGCGAGTATGTCGAACTCAATGAATGGCAGGTCGAAGCCATCCAGGAAGGCATTCGCCAGGCGGATGCCGGGAAACTGATAGCGCATGACAAGCTCAAAAAGAAGTGGGAGCGTAAACTTGCGGGTTAA
- a CDS encoding type II toxin-antitoxin system RelE/ParE family toxin, whose product MRVNWTLAADTDLESIVAYIAEDNPRAAAGIVMKTIRIVEDHLSQTPAMGRPGRVPKTRELIVPDTPYIVAYRIKDKNLEILRVIHGSRRWPGKFKT is encoded by the coding sequence TTGCGGGTTAATTGGACACTGGCCGCTGACACTGATCTTGAAAGTATCGTCGCTTATATCGCTGAAGATAATCCCCGGGCAGCGGCTGGAATAGTCATGAAGACAATCCGCATCGTGGAAGATCACCTGTCTCAAACTCCAGCTATGGGACGTCCTGGGCGTGTGCCTAAAACCCGTGAACTGATCGTTCCGGATACCCCCTATATCGTGGCGTATCGAATCAAGGATAAAAACCTGGAGATTCTCAGAGTTATTCATGGCTCCCGCAGATGGCCCGGAAAATTTAAAACATAA